In the genome of Mesotoga sp. UBA6090, the window TTTCAAAGCTATTTCCTCGGATGTTCTTAATTCCAGCACTGAAAACCTCATCCGACAGGCAAACGACAAGTTCTCGGGCCTTCTGAAACTCCAGAAAGAAGATTGGGGAAGCCAGAAGAAGGATTTCGAAAGCCTTGTCAGCCCGGTAAGAGACAATCTTGAAAAGCTCGAGAAAAATGTGAAAGAGCTTGAATCGAAAAGAGAAGGAGCTTATAAAGCTCTTGAGGAGCAGTTGAAAATGCTTTCCGAAGCCAACACCGACCTCAGGCAGGGAGTAACGGATCTCAAGAGCGCCTTGAGGAACAGATCGACACGCGGTCGTTGGGGGGAGATAGAACTTCGCCGCATTGTTGAGCTCAGCGGGATGACCGAACATGTCGACTTTGTGGAACAGGAGTCTATCGACAATGGAAGGCCGGATTTGATAGTGAAGCTGCCCAATAATGCCTTCATTCCCGTCGATGCTAAAGTGCCGCTGGACAGTTATTTGACTGCGCTGGAAGAAGAAGACGAATCTCTTAGAAAGCAGCTCATGGGGAACTACGCGAAGAATGTTCGCGATACCGTCAACAGGCTTGCCGGCAAGAAGTACTCGGAGGCCTTCAGCAGAACTGCCGATTTTGTTGTTATGTTCGTTCCTCTGGAATCGGCAATCAATGCCGCTTTTCTTGCAGATCCTGATCTTTTCGAATATGCCGTTTCAAAAAAGGTCCTGATCGCCTCTCCGGTCAATCTCGTTGCGTTGCTCAAGTCCGTCGCATATGGATGGCAGCAGTACAGCCTTACAGAAAATGCCGAGCGACTCGTTCAAGCCTCCAAGGAACTTTATGAAAGATTTGTGGTCTTTTTTTCCCATTACAACAGATTACA includes:
- the rmuC gene encoding DNA recombination protein RmuC, which produces MLIGLIILSTVTLVSFLFAIASIRRLSRSIKKNQELQLSLKDLERDVSDRDEKLEWLTSAKEELEATFKAISSDVLNSSTENLIRQANDKFSGLLKLQKEDWGSQKKDFESLVSPVRDNLEKLEKNVKELESKREGAYKALEEQLKMLSEANTDLRQGVTDLKSALRNRSTRGRWGEIELRRIVELSGMTEHVDFVEQESIDNGRPDLIVKLPNNAFIPVDAKVPLDSYLTALEEEDESLRKQLMGNYAKNVRDTVNRLAGKKYSEAFSRTADFVVMFVPLESAINAAFLADPDLFEYAVSKKVLIASPVNLVALLKSVAYGWQQYSLTENAERLVQASKELYERFVVFFSHYNRLQGHLKNAVRAYNDGVGSFESRLLPKVREIEALAEVNEKLGEIEEISDEPRSSDLVNRD